A single Capra hircus breed San Clemente chromosome 13, ASM170441v1, whole genome shotgun sequence DNA region contains:
- the MAFB gene encoding transcription factor MafB: MAAELSMGPELPTSPLAMEYVNDFDLLKFDVKKEPLGRAERPGRPCTRLQPAGSVSSTPLSTPCSSVPSSPSFSPTEQKTHLEDLYWMASNYQQMNPEALNLTPEDAVEALIGSHPVPQPLQSFDGFRGAHHHHHHHHPHPHHAYPGPGVAHEELGPHAHPHHHHHHQASPPPSSAASPAQQLPTSHAGPGPHAATAATAAGGSGSVEDRFSDDQLVSMSVRELNRHLRGFTKDEVIRLKQKRRTLKNRGYAQSCRYKRVQQKHHLENEKTQLIQQVEQLKQEVSRLARERDAYKVKCEKLANSGFREAGSTSDSPSSPEFFL, from the coding sequence ATGGCCGCGGAGCTGAGCATGGGGCCCGAGCTGCCCACCAGCCCGCTGGCCATGGAGTACGTCAACGACTTCGACCTGCTCAAGTTCGACGTAAAGAAGGAGCCGCTGGGGCGCGCGGAGCGCCCGGGCCGGCCCTGCACGCGCCTGCAGCCAGCCGGCTCGGTGTCGTCCACACCGCTCAGCACGCCGTGCAGCTCGGTGCCCTCGTCGCCCAGCTTCAGCCCCACCGAACAGAAGACTCACCTTGAGGACCTGTACTGGATGGCGAGCAACTACCAGCAGATGAACCCCGAGGCGCTCAACCTGACGCCCGAGGACGCGGTGGAGGCGCTCATAGGCTCGCACCCAGTGCCCCAGCCGTTGCAGAGCTTCGACGGCTTCCGCGGCgcgcaccaccaccatcaccaccaccacccacatcCACACCACGCGTACCCCGGCCCCGGAGTGGCTCACGAAGAGCTGGGCCCGCACGCGCACccgcaccatcaccaccaccaccaagcgtCGCCGCCGCCGTCCAGCGCGGCCAGTCCCGCGCAGCAGCTGCCCACTAGCCACGCCGGGCCTGGCCCGCACGCGGCGACCGCGGCGACGGCGGCTGGTGGTAGCGGCAGCGTGGAGGACCGCTTCTCCGACGACCAGCTCGTGTCCATGTCCGTGCGCGAGCTGAACCGCCACCTGCGGGGCTTCACCAAGGACGAGGTGATCCGCCTGAAGCAGAAGCGGCGGACCCTGAAGAACCGGGGCTACGCCCAGTCGTGCAGGTATAAACGCGTCCAGCAGAAACACCACCTGGAGAATGAGAAGACGCAGCTCATTCAGCAGGTGGAGCAGCTTAAGCAGGAGGTGTCCCGGCTGGCCCGCGAAAGAGACGCCTACAAGGTCAAGTGCGAGAAACTCGCCAACTCCGGCTTCAGGGAGGCGGGCTCCACCAGCGACAGCCCCTCCTCTCCCGAGTTCTTTCTGTGA